The sequence below is a genomic window from Streptosporangium lutulentum.
CGTCGCCGCCCCCGTCCAGGACCTCCACCTCCACGGAGCCGGGACGGTAGGAGACGGTGATCCGGATCTCGGACTCGCCCGCGTGCTTGACCGCGTTGGTGAGCGCCTCCTGCGTGATGCGGTAGACCGACAGATCGACCCCGGGGGCGAGCCGTACCGCCTCGCCCCTGATCTCAAGGACGATCCGCAGCCCCGAGGAGACGAGAGTGTTCACCAGGTCGGGCAGCAGATCCACGCCGGGCTGCGGGAGGGCCTCGTCAAGGGGCATGCGCAGCGCGCCGAGCATGACCCGCAGCTCCTCCACGGCCTCGCGCCCCATGCGCTCGATGCCGAGGAGCGCCTCGGCGTCCCCGCTTCGCGTACGGCGAAGCACCCCGGCCTGCATGACCATCATGCTGACGCTGTGGGCGACGACGTCGTGCAGCTCGCGGGCGATGCGGGCGCGCTCCTCGGCGACGGCCTCGGCGGCCCGCCGTTCTCTGTCACGTTCCAATCGTTCGGCGTGGGCGGACAGGCGGAGCAGGCGGGTGGCGTAAGCGCGCAGGGCGAGGCCGGTGAGATAGGCGGCGCCGAAGACGACGGTCAGGAAGATGACCTCGTCGAACGGGAGCAGGCGATGGTCGACGGCGCCCGAGTCGAAGACCAGGACTCCGGTGACGGCCCAGGCCAGGCCGGGTTTGAGGGGAAGTTCGGCTCCGACC
It includes:
- a CDS encoding sensor histidine kinase, translating into MLIGCAIIALGTLEAFTVATEYGAAETPELWWIGQALVTGALVWFRRRAPVAVFILMILAQYVWHRQGYEFCQTWQLASLLIVFHTVGAELPLKPGLAWAVTGVLVFDSGAVDHRLLPFDEVIFLTVVFGAAYLTGLALRAYATRLLRLSAHAERLERDRERRAAEAVAEERARIARELHDVVAHSVSMMVMQAGVLRRTRSGDAEALLGIERMGREAVEELRVMLGALRMPLDEALPQPGVDLLPDLVNTLVSSGLRIVLEIRGEAVRLAPGVDLSVYRITQEALTNAVKHAGESEIRITVSYRPGSVEVEVLDGGGDGPPGLSTGNGLVGMRERAVLFGGTFEAGPRPGGGFRVHASLPTSREVFANERIR